One Hordeum vulgare subsp. vulgare chromosome 4H, MorexV3_pseudomolecules_assembly, whole genome shotgun sequence DNA window includes the following coding sequences:
- the LOC123448257 gene encoding scarecrow-like protein 14 isoform X3: MEEEDDVDEDNPALLKAQWPFAQILSSSMHASTLMADQGGALAIDVHSPNSAIDVNSPSSAIFKFKGVDEVRSLLLLPNGDYNTHMFSTAFVRGMEEANKFLPTNCELTTTGGHDLPKEKSGRGRKGRHGEVDADISRTSRLVEAGAGEVLDQMLIAMSNETGNRNKKGRKSKARVVDLHTLLIHCAKSVMDDRRSAGELLKEIKQHASPTGDATQRLAYWFAEGLEARLTGTGSQVYGLLTAECTSRVRHMEAYQLFMSTCCFRKVAFLFANKAIFNAAVGRSRLHIVDYGLHCGFQWPELLRWLASRDGGPPEVRITHIELPQPGVYLEKHMEQIGNRLADIAQELGVPFKYRAIMAQWQTICVEDLNMEPDEALAVNDQFNFRTLMDESVVIANLNPRDAVLGNISKMKPDVFVQSTVNGSYGTFFLSRFREALFYHSAVFDMLDATMPRESKLRLALERDVFGWIVLNAVAYEGEDRVERGETYKHWQIRNQRAGLRQLPLNRETVKMARDMVMGDYHKDFDIDEDHQWLLQGWKGRILYAHSTWVAEGASSHC; the protein is encoded by the coding sequence atggaggaggaggatgacgttGATGAAGACAACCCTGCACTCCTCAAAGCCCAGTGGCCCTTTGCCCAAATCCTCTCTTCCAGCATGCATGCCTCCACCTTAATGGCGGACCAAGGCGGTGCCTTGGCCATCGACGTGCACTCTCCCAACTCGGCCATCGACGTGAACTCTCCCAGCTCGGCCATCTTCAAGTTCAAGGGTGTTGATGAGGTCCGCAGCTTGCTGTTGCTTCCCAATGGGGACTACAACACTCACATGTTTAGCACTGCCTTCGTCAGGGGCATGGAAGAGGCGAACAAGTTCTTGCCCACAAACTGTGAGCTGACGACCACCGGTGGGCACGATCTACCCAAGGAGAAAAGTGGCAGGGGCCGCAAGGGCAGGCATGGCGAGGTGGATGCTGATATCAGTAGGACTAGCAGATTGGTGGAAGCTGGTGCCGGCGAGGTGTTGGACCAAATGCTCATCGCCATGAGCAACGAGACTGGGAACAGGAACAAGAAGGGGAGAAAGAGCAAGGCGCGGGTGGTTGACCTGCACACACTGCTGATCCACTGTGCCAAGTCGGTGATGGATGACCGCCGTAGTGCAGGTGAGTTACTCAAGGAGATCAAGCAGCATGCATCACCAACTGGGGACGCCACACAACGGCTTGCCTACTGGTTTGCTGAGGGGCTGGAGGCGCGGCTGACCGGCACAGGGAGCCAGGTGTACGGGTTGCTCACGGCAGAGTGCACCTCTAGGGTGAGGCACATGGAGGCCTACCAGCTGTTCATGTCCACCTGCTGTTTCAGGAAGGTGGCCTTCTTGTTTGCCAACAAGGCCATTTTCAATGCAGCAGTTGGGAGAAGCAGGTTGCATATCGTGGATTATGGCCTCCATTGTGGGTTCCAGTGGCCTGAGCTACTGCGCTGGTTGGCTTCAAGGGATGGTGGCCCACCGGAGGTCAGGATCACTCACATTGAACTCCCACAGCCTGGGGTCTACCTGGAAAAACATATGGAGCAGATAGGTAATCGGCTGGCTGACATTGCACAAGAGCTTGGTGTGCCGTTCAAGTACCGTGCTATCATGGCACAGTGGCAGACCATTTGCGTTGAGGACCTGAACATGGAACCTGACGAGGCGCTTGCTGTGAATGACCAGTTCAATTTCAGGACCTTAATGGATGAGAGTGTCGTCATAGCCAACCTGAACCCCAGGGATGCTGTCCTCGGCAACATCAGCAAGATGAAGCCAGACGTGTTTGTCCAAAGCACCGTGAATGGCTCCTACGGCACCTTCTTCTTGTCACGGTTCCGAGAGGCCCTCTTCTATCACTCTGCGGTATTTGACATGCTTGATGCAACCATGCCACGGGAGAGCAAACTGCGGCTGGCGCTGGAACGTGACGTCTTTGGGTGGATTGTCCTGAATGCCGTCGCATATGAGGGAGAGGACCGAGTGGAGCGCGGTGAGACCTATAAGCATTGGCAGATCAGAAACCAACGAGCAGGTCTGAGGCAGCTGCCACTGAACAGAGAGACTGTTAAGATGGCCAGGGACATGGTCATGGGTGACTACCACAAGGATTTTGACATCGACGAGGATCACCAATGGCTGCTACAAGGATGGAAGGGTCGTATTCTCTACGCCCACTCAACATGGGTGGCAGAGGGAGCTAGCTCCCATTGTTAG
- the LOC123448257 gene encoding scarecrow-like protein 33 isoform X2, whose protein sequence is MASTPVFPVFPDLPLMAHDDNHRFAVQDHLALPYIAQILMEEEDDVDEDNPALLKAQWPFAQILSSSMHASTLMADQGGALAIDVHSPNSAIDVNSPSSAIFKFKGVDEVRSLLLLPNGDYNTHMFSTAFVRGMEEANKFLPTNCELTTTGGHDLPKEKSGRGRKGRHGEVDADISRTSRLVEAGAGEVLDQMLIAMSNETGNRNKKGRKSKARVVDLHTLLIHCAKSVMDDRRSAGELLKEIKQHASPTGDATQRLAYWFAEGLEARLTGTGSQVYGLLTAECTSRVRHMEAYQLFMSTCCFRKVAFLFANKAIFNAAVGRSRLHIVDYGLHCGFQWPELLRWLASRDGGPPEVRITHIELPQPGVYLEKHMEQIGNRLADIAQELGVPFKYRAIMAQWQTICVEDLNMEPDEALAVNDQFNFRTLMDESVVIANLNPRDAVLGNISKMKPDVFVQSTVNGSYGTFFLSRFREALFYHSAVFDMLDATMPRESKLRLALERDVFGWIVLNAVAYEGEDRVERGETYKHWQIRNQRAGLRQLPLNRETVKMARDMVMGDYHKDFDIDEDHQWLLQGWKGRILYAHSTWVAEGASSHC, encoded by the coding sequence ATGGCTTCCACTCCCGTCTTCCCGGTGTTCCCAGACCTTCCCTTGATGGCCCATGATGACAACCACCGCTTTGCCGTGCAGGATCACCTGGCACTCCCCTATATCGCACAAATCCtcatggaggaggaggatgacgttGATGAAGACAACCCTGCACTCCTCAAAGCCCAGTGGCCCTTTGCCCAAATCCTCTCTTCCAGCATGCATGCCTCCACCTTAATGGCGGACCAAGGCGGTGCCTTGGCCATCGACGTGCACTCTCCCAACTCGGCCATCGACGTGAACTCTCCCAGCTCGGCCATCTTCAAGTTCAAGGGTGTTGATGAGGTCCGCAGCTTGCTGTTGCTTCCCAATGGGGACTACAACACTCACATGTTTAGCACTGCCTTCGTCAGGGGCATGGAAGAGGCGAACAAGTTCTTGCCCACAAACTGTGAGCTGACGACCACCGGTGGGCACGATCTACCCAAGGAGAAAAGTGGCAGGGGCCGCAAGGGCAGGCATGGCGAGGTGGATGCTGATATCAGTAGGACTAGCAGATTGGTGGAAGCTGGTGCCGGCGAGGTGTTGGACCAAATGCTCATCGCCATGAGCAACGAGACTGGGAACAGGAACAAGAAGGGGAGAAAGAGCAAGGCGCGGGTGGTTGACCTGCACACACTGCTGATCCACTGTGCCAAGTCGGTGATGGATGACCGCCGTAGTGCAGGTGAGTTACTCAAGGAGATCAAGCAGCATGCATCACCAACTGGGGACGCCACACAACGGCTTGCCTACTGGTTTGCTGAGGGGCTGGAGGCGCGGCTGACCGGCACAGGGAGCCAGGTGTACGGGTTGCTCACGGCAGAGTGCACCTCTAGGGTGAGGCACATGGAGGCCTACCAGCTGTTCATGTCCACCTGCTGTTTCAGGAAGGTGGCCTTCTTGTTTGCCAACAAGGCCATTTTCAATGCAGCAGTTGGGAGAAGCAGGTTGCATATCGTGGATTATGGCCTCCATTGTGGGTTCCAGTGGCCTGAGCTACTGCGCTGGTTGGCTTCAAGGGATGGTGGCCCACCGGAGGTCAGGATCACTCACATTGAACTCCCACAGCCTGGGGTCTACCTGGAAAAACATATGGAGCAGATAGGTAATCGGCTGGCTGACATTGCACAAGAGCTTGGTGTGCCGTTCAAGTACCGTGCTATCATGGCACAGTGGCAGACCATTTGCGTTGAGGACCTGAACATGGAACCTGACGAGGCGCTTGCTGTGAATGACCAGTTCAATTTCAGGACCTTAATGGATGAGAGTGTCGTCATAGCCAACCTGAACCCCAGGGATGCTGTCCTCGGCAACATCAGCAAGATGAAGCCAGACGTGTTTGTCCAAAGCACCGTGAATGGCTCCTACGGCACCTTCTTCTTGTCACGGTTCCGAGAGGCCCTCTTCTATCACTCTGCGGTATTTGACATGCTTGATGCAACCATGCCACGGGAGAGCAAACTGCGGCTGGCGCTGGAACGTGACGTCTTTGGGTGGATTGTCCTGAATGCCGTCGCATATGAGGGAGAGGACCGAGTGGAGCGCGGTGAGACCTATAAGCATTGGCAGATCAGAAACCAACGAGCAGGTCTGAGGCAGCTGCCACTGAACAGAGAGACTGTTAAGATGGCCAGGGACATGGTCATGGGTGACTACCACAAGGATTTTGACATCGACGAGGATCACCAATGGCTGCTACAAGGATGGAAGGGTCGTATTCTCTACGCCCACTCAACATGGGTGGCAGAGGGAGCTAGCTCCCATTGTTAG